In Finegoldia magna ATCC 53516, a genomic segment contains:
- a CDS encoding NAD(P)H-hydrate epimerase has protein sequence MIYVTAEQMRQIDHYTIHEIGIPSIVLMENAKAQISKHILDKKFDKAYVFASVGNNGGDGLAVARDIYNEERCVKVYVIGRLEKASTDFKINYDILKKLDVEIEFVDENTKFDITENDLIVDSIFGTGLKRDIEGIYKDVIDMINDTQAFVVSVDMPSGLDSDENKIHNVAVKADLLVTLQLPKKSLQEYEGEYVVETIGIPEKSIKHVLNNAS, from the coding sequence ATGATTTATGTAACAGCTGAACAAATGAGACAAATCGACCACTACACGATTCACGAAATCGGAATTCCATCGATTGTGTTGATGGAAAACGCCAAAGCGCAAATCTCCAAACACATTTTGGACAAGAAATTCGACAAAGCGTATGTGTTTGCATCTGTTGGAAACAACGGTGGAGATGGCTTGGCAGTTGCAAGGGATATTTACAACGAAGAACGATGTGTGAAGGTGTATGTGATTGGAAGGCTAGAAAAAGCATCGACGGATTTTAAAATCAATTACGATATTTTGAAAAAATTAGACGTTGAGATTGAATTTGTAGACGAAAACACGAAATTCGACATCACAGAAAATGATTTGATTGTCGACAGCATTTTTGGAACGGGACTCAAAAGAGACATCGAAGGAATTTACAAAGATGTAATCGACATGATTAACGACACACAAGCATTCGTTGTGAGCGTGGATATGCCATCGGGGTTGGATTCTGATGAAAATAAAATCCACAACGTAGCAGTGAAGGCAGATCTTCTTGTGACATTGCAATTACCGAAAAAGTCGTTGCAAGAGTACGAGGGAGAATACGTCGTGGAAACCATAGGTATACCGGAAAAATCAATTAAACATGTATTAAATAACGCTTCGTAA